The following nucleotide sequence is from bacterium.
GCGGGCGCCTCGACGAAATTCATCTTCCCGATGGAGTTTGCGCGGTTTCTGCAGCCGTTCGTCGCGCCGCCCGCCAAGCCGGACGGGGGCCCGCGCTAGGAGAGAACCGGAGGAAAATGGAAGGAACGGGCCGTCGAGACCCGTCCCCTCGACTGCCGATTTTTCAGTTGTTTGGTGTCTGCTGCGTCCGCCTTCCCGCTACTTGCCGCCTGCCTTCACGACGAGTGCAACCGCCCCGAGCCCAAGATGTCGCGGTGCAGCCGCCACGAACCGTCGACCTTCCTCCACACCACTACGTACTTGACGGTCGCGCCGCTCGACTCCAGGGTCAGCACCGCCTCGCCGACTTCGTACGCGGTGTCGCCTACGACGTCGAGGTCGAGGGTGTTGAGCCGGACGTCGCGCAGCCCCATCTGCTGGATCGCCGAGCCCCAGAGTTGCCTGATGTTTTCGCGCCCCTTCACGAACGGGCCGTCAGGCGGCATGACGATCGCGTCCGCTGTGTAGAGACCGGCCAGCCGTTCCGTGTCCCGTTTTTTCGCCGCCTCCTCAAACGCTCGATTGGCGGCCGCGATATCCGCGTGACTCATAAGGCACCTCCCGGTTGTTCATCGACGGCGATCTGGCCTCGAAATGAGCGCAGGAGCGCCATGCGATCCTCGCGTACTGCTGGAGGGCGTGCACGGTCTGTACGCGGCGTGGTGGAAGGAGGCATGATCGTACGATGACCGCGGGACCACCAACATCAGTGCTCGATGTGATCCGCACGCGTCGCAGCGTCGCCAGAGTGAAACCCGATCCCGTGCCACCCGACGTAGTGGCGCGGCTGCTGGATGCCGCGGTCTGGGCCCCCAACCACCGCATGACCGAGCCGTGGCAGTTCTTCGTTCTCGAGGGCGAGTCCAAGCGCCGGTTCGCGGACATCCGCCGCGCGTCGCGCCGAAAGGCGCTGCCGAATCCGGATGCGCCGGAGGTTCAACCCGCACTCGACAAGGTGTACCGGGATACCGTTGACACCCCGCTGATCATCGCCGTCACGTCGTACGTGGCCGAGGACCCGGAACGGAGGGAGGAAGACGTCTGGGCCACCTACGGCGCGGCGTACGCGTTCATGCTCGGCGCCTGGGCCGAGGGCCTCGGGACCTATTTCCGCACCGGAGCGCTGCGGGACGATCCGGGTCTGCGCCAGCTGCTGGGTCTTTCGGCGGACCGGCGTATCATCGGCATCATGTATGCAGGCTACCCGGCGGAAGTTCCCGTTCGCCGACGCACCCCCGCCGCGGAGAAAACCATCTGGCTGCGATGAGTCGACGGCGAACGCTCGTCTTGACTTCAATCACAGGCGACTACCTTTTTG
It contains:
- a CDS encoding nitroreductase codes for the protein MTAGPPTSVLDVIRTRRSVARVKPDPVPPDVVARLLDAAVWAPNHRMTEPWQFFVLEGESKRRFADIRRASRRKALPNPDAPEVQPALDKVYRDTVDTPLIIAVTSYVAEDPERREEDVWATYGAAYAFMLGAWAEGLGTYFRTGALRDDPGLRQLLGLSADRRIIGIMYAGYPAEVPVRRRTPAAEKTIWLR
- a CDS encoding DUF4440 domain-containing protein; translation: MSHADIAAANRAFEEAAKKRDTERLAGLYTADAIVMPPDGPFVKGRENIRQLWGSAIQQMGLRDVRLNTLDLDVVGDTAYEVGEAVLTLESSGATVKYVVVWRKVDGSWRLHRDILGSGRLHSS